In Glycine max cultivar Williams 82 chromosome 4, Glycine_max_v4.0, whole genome shotgun sequence, the genomic stretch ACACTGGGGCAGACATTCCAGCAGACACAGGCGCGCAGGCTGCTGAGGATGAGCATGAGGGATTTCCGGGTGGTCCGAGTGACCCATTCGTGCTGACCCAGTATGCAGATCACGTTGCTTGCAGCGTATGGACGGGAgatgtatttataatatttatttttagttacttggtaattatactttatgattgaaattagttttcctttaaatgatgattttaatgaattttgcgttcctttatacttcaattcagaAGCGTCCTGAGTTGAAGTTATCCTCTCACGGGAGGAAGGTCCATAGTTTAGGCAGGCCTGTCCTTGCCATTGAGGGACTAGTTGCTGGGACAAGACTATGTCCTCTGATCGCGTGTTTGGTAGACACTAGCGATCGGGGACTTTTGTCATCGTTTGTCGAGCGATGGCACCGGGAGACGTCTAGTTTCCATCTCCCTGTGGGAGAGGTGATGATCACGCTGGACGACGTCTCCTCACTTCTGCATCTGCTCGTGGCTGGCGACTTGCACGCCTTTCAGCCCTTGCACGTGGATGATGCGGTTCAGATGCTGATGGACTTATTGATGGTCTCTGCAGAGGTTGCCAGGGTTGAGACAGGGCAGTGTCGTGGACCATACATACGCCTGCAATGGGTACATGATATCTATGAGTGCCAATGCGAGGCAGGTCATTGGACAGCTGTGGCTCGCGcatatcttcttcatcttctgggttgcactctgtttgctaacaagagtgcaaccaatgTTCATGTTGTGTATTTAGAGGCCCTTCGTGACCTCAGTCAGACCGGGAGGTACGCCTGGGGAGTAGCTGCGCTGGTGCATATGTACGACCAACTGAACGATTCTTCTGTCAGCAGCAGCTGACATCTTGGCGGTTACATCACACTACTGCAGGTAACAAACATGTTTTTCATTCGTTGAGGTTCAATAatgtttaactttaaattttgttagactttcattattaatgtttatcaTTTTGAAGTTACCTCTGTAGTTAcgggtgggaataggccaggccaGGCTAGGCTTTGaaaggcctgagcctagcctacgatgaatctttgaggccTGAGCCTGACCTATAGTctatcaaaggcttttattttggctcggcctgacctttttaaaagcctggcctggcctgatagcctttttaaaagccttcttcacaataaatatttaatattttatggagtaggaacgtaataggaaagttaaaaaaaaggaaagtcaatcaaaataatgaggaatataaaaGGACAtatgactcacacctaaattgtaattaaagtctttgattataggaatagaagTTATGGAGCAGTAATGTGTCATCAAAGTCTGatcgtttaaaaaaaaattaattgtatccaaaaaataatattatatatatatatatatatatatatatatatatatatatatatatatatatatatatatatatatatatatatatatatatatatatatatatatatatatatatatatatatatatatatatatatatatatagatatatatatatatatatagagagatagagagagagagagagagatatatatatatatatatatatatatatatatatatatatatatatatatatatatatatataggccgtcctatcaggcttataaggctttttaataagcctaagcctggtctatttaatttaataggcttttaaaaatgcctgagcctaaccttttaattaaataggtcagttcAGGCCAGACTTTATGTACGCCAGGTCGTAGGCCCCTGTAGGCCGGCCTGGCCTATTCCACCCCTATCTGTAGTGCTGGATATACGAGCACTTTCCCTCAGTCGCGAAGTCCACTGCTGATCAGGACTACGGCGAGGATTCACCGCGTGCTTGTAGGTGGATTACGACGAAGAAGACCGTGAAGAACATACGTACACCGGCATACAGGCAGCGCCTAGACCGACTCCGGATTCCGGATGTCTGTTGGATCCCATATAGGGAGCACTGATCGGTCCAGGACTTCCATTTGATTTCGTGCTATTTCGGTCTCCTACGCTGGGGGCTCGTTGCTGTGTATTACCGACCAGAAAGGGTCATGCGGCAGTTTGGATACACCCAGACCATTCCTGCTCCGCCTGTCGATTCATGGGTGTCGTATGATGATATACACAACAGGTGGATGCACTACCTGGACCATATGGTTCTAGCAGGTGAGGTGTGCGCTGTGCCAGGTCAGTGTGCCAGCGACTACATGGACTGGTTCTTTCGCATCTCAcatcctttcatgacaccaGGCTAGGCATCATATCCTCTGCCAGATGGTCATGCTCCGCAGCCCCGAGTCGTCCCTCAGGCCCCACAGACAAATATCCCTCACGTGCCGGAGCTAGGAGCACCGTCAACATCTGCGAGGCCCGCTTTGGAGGAGcctagacatgcagtggtaagtaatactaataatttacgtcatttacgtcaatattttcataataatttgtgtgatctgtttgttttatatttaacagGAAGTTTGCCATGGGATTGCTGAGAGGTTGGAGCGTCATTTGAGCCTAGGGGTGGTCACGCTAGGCTCATCGACACATGAGGTGATCGAAGAATGCCTCAGGATGGCCAGGAGTGTCACATAGGACCAACTAGTATATGTTAGGTCTCGACGCAGGCGGCGCACGGATCAGGTGtagtttatttacatattttatattgatattcgatatatatatatatatatatatatatatatatatatatatatatatatatatatatatatatatatatatatattgtacttGAACCCATTTCATTAGTaatgttggttttatttatttccattagtaatgtttatatttaatttctctccTCAGATAAAAATccgtatttatattttatgat encodes the following:
- the LOC102660696 gene encoding protein MAIN-LIKE 1-like, with the translated sequence MAPVDVEDTGADIPADTGAQAAEDEHEGFPGGPSDPFVLTQYADHVACSKRPELKLSSHGRKVHSLGRPVLAIEGLVAGTRLCPLIACLVDTSDRGLLSSFVERWHRETSSFHLPVGEVMITLDDVSSLLHLLVAGDLHAFQPLHVDDAVQMLMDLLMVSAEVARVETGQCRGPYIRLQWVHDIYECQCEAEALRDLSQTGRYAWGVAALVHMYDQLNDSSCWIYEHFPSVAKSTADQDYGEDSPRACRWITTKKTVKNIRTPAYRQRLDRLRIPDVCWIPYREH